One genomic window of Elaeis guineensis isolate ETL-2024a chromosome 2, EG11, whole genome shotgun sequence includes the following:
- the LOC105032590 gene encoding uncharacterized protein, with the protein MAEAMRWGTWEELVLGGAVLRHGDAAWDAVAAEVQARTPFPHLFTPQECEAKYEELRERYSGCDAWFEELRKQRVAELKRELEKSEDSIGSLQSKLESLSAERQSDCNFEYDTSQTESPLPIENAGDIDSSSKDISKDGSSAGSFTHKTGRNWSSGCQILASVSSQENDSKMELSADSGKDKAGIRNFETGLGILKKKRGKRKRRYCTIVKEVSMGDSETVCSAAYIDKEESSEGFKRDVLPLHEESAACARGENSNIDLTEIMNSIMEHKDVSIFHSRLESQKRARYKKMIRQHVDFQTISSRVNNGSISSAKELYRDLLLLSNNARVFYQKNSLEHKSALALRDLVSESLKKSAKYLSQVSGDRGVARSVVLGKSGKLLSMQPCKRNTKGNSVVSGEGAGTPTTENDKKESHVEKPEETLARKRSIGSPVKGGQRSGRRRQESSAKGRKRARKR; encoded by the exons ATGGCGGAGGCGATGCGATGGGGTACGTGGGAGGAGCTGGTCTTAGGCGGCGCCGTGCTCCGCCACGGGGACGCGGCCTGGGACGCCGTCGCCGCCGAGGTCCAGGCCCGTACCCCCTTCCCCCACCTCTTTACCCCTCAG GAATGTGAGGCCAAGTACGAGGAATTACGAGAGCGTTACTCCGGATGCGA TGCTTGGTTTGAAGAACTACGGAAGCAGAGAGTTGCTGAACTAAAACGAGAGTTGGAAAAATCAGAAGACTCTATTGG GTCTTTGCAATCCAAGCTTGAGAGCCTTAGTGCAGAGAGACAAAGTGACTGTAATTTTGAATATGATACCAGCCAGACGGAGTCACCCTTGCCCATTGAAAATGCTGGTGATATTGATTCTTCCAGCAAGGATATATCCAAAGATGGATCATCTGCTGGTAGTTTTACTCATAAAACAGGCAGAAATTGGTCATCGGGATGCCAGATCTTAGCTTCGGTTTCATCTCAAGAGAATGATTCGAAGATGGAATTGTCTGCAGACTCTGGAAAGGACAAAGCTGGGATCAGAAACTTTGAGACTGGCCTTGGAATCTtaaaaaagaaaaggggaaagaggaagagaaggtATTGTACTATAGTCAAAGAAGTGAGTATGGGGGATAGTGAGACAGTGTGTTCAGCAGCATATATAGATAAAGAAGAGTCATCTGAAGGTTTTAAGCGGGATGTTCTACCCTTGCATGAGGAATCTGCTGCCTGTGCAAGAGGTGAAAATTCCAACATTGATCTCACAGAAATTATGAACTCAATTATGGAGCACAAGgatgtttcaatctttcactctCGACTTGAAAGCCAG AAGAGAGCCAGATACAAGAAGATGATCCGCCAACATGTTGATTTCCAAACCATAAGCTCAAGGGTCAACAATGGCTCAATCTCTTCAGCCAAGGAGCTGTATAGAGACTTGCTACTGCTCTCAAATAATGCTCGTGTCTTCTATCAAAAGAACTCACTGGAGCACAAATCTGCACTCGCCCTTCGGGATCTTGTGAGTGAATCACTAAAAAAGAGTGCTAAATATCTTTCTCAGGTCTCTGGTGATCGTGGTGTTGCACGTTCTGTTGTGTTGGGGAAATCAGGAAAACTTCTAAGCATGCAACCATGCAAGCGCAACACCAAGGGTAATTCGGTGGTTTCTGGGGAAGGAGCTGGAACTCCAACAACCGAGAATGACAAGAAAGAGTCTCATGTGGAAAAGCCAGAGGAGACCCTGGCTAGGAAGAGAAGTATCGGGTCACCAGTGAAGGGTGGCCAAAGAAGTGGCAGGAGACGACAGGAGAGCTCTGCCAAAGGAAGGAAAAGAGCTAGAAAAAGGTGA
- the LOC105032557 gene encoding uncharacterized protein isoform X2, with product MKQKLYLSVLCVVMLCIFYTTTNFQYQQTEFEARSRPFDSDLMTESYMTTSRIGYLPRGIVHSNSDMELKPLWVTKNSESKEPDQSHQNLLGIPVGIKQKKNVDAIVSKFLPENFTVILFHYDGNVDGWHDLHWSNSLIHIAAPNQTKWWFAKRFLHPDVVSIYDYIFLWDEDLGVENFHPGRYLQIMKSEGLEISQPALDPKLSEIHHRITIRRKKGKVHRRVHGTRGSGYCSNASEGPPCTGWVEGMAPVFSRAAWRCAWYLIQNDLIHGWGMDMKLGYCAQGDRTKKVGVIDSEYIVHQGVETLGGSSNEKKAVRRTSGRSKRLLPKATLQMRGRTPFDARIEIRRQAKSELQNFQERWDQAAKEDKDWVDPFRTH from the exons ATGAAACAGAAACTATACCTGTCGGTTCTGTGTGTAGTTATGTTATGCATCTTCTATACGACGACAAACTTTCAATATCAACAGACCGAG TTTGAAGCAAGATCACGCCCTTTTGATTCTGATTTAATGACG GAATCCTACATGACCACCTCAAGGATTGGCTACTTACCCCGTGGTATAGTGCACTCAAATTCTGACATGGAATTAAAGCCCCTGTGGGTCACAAAAAATTCAGAGAGCAAG GAGcctgatcagagtcatcagaacTTACTTGGAATTCCTGTTGGCATAAAGCAGAAGAAAAACGTGGATGCCATTGTCTCGAAG TTTCTTCCAGAGAATTTTACAGTTATACTGTTCCACTATGATGGGAATGTTGATGGATGGCATGATCTCCATTGGAGTAATAGCCTTATCCATATAGCTGCTCCTAACCAAACAAAATG GTGGTTCGCAAAACGCTTCTTGCACCCAGATGTTGTCtccatatatgattatatatttctttgggatgaagatcttggTGTAGAAAATTTCCACCCTGGAAG GTACCTACAAATTATGAAATCAGAAGGACTGGAGATCTCACAACCAGCATTAGACCCCAAGCTGTCTGAAATACATCACCGAATAACCATTCGTCGAAAGAAAGGGAAGGTCCACAG GAGAGTTCATGGTACTCGAGGCAGTGGATATTGTTCAAATGCTAGTGAGGGCCCCCCATGTACTGG ATGGGTAGAGGGCATGGCACCAGTATTTTCAAGAGCTGCCTGGCGTTGTGCATGGTATCTCATCCAG AATGATCTGATTCATGGATGGGGCATGGATATGAAACTCGGGTATTGTGCTCAG GGTGACCGAACTAAGAAGGTGGGAGTGATAGATAGTGAATATATTGTCCATCAaggtgtagagacattgggagGGTCCTCAAATGAAAAG AAAGCTGTTCGCCGGACTTCTGGCCGATCTAAACGGTTGCTTCCTAAGGCTACTTTGCAG ATGCGGGGAAGGACCCCATTTGATGCTCGGATTGAG ATTAGGAGACAGGCAAAATCAGAGCTCCAAAATTTCCAGGAACGCTGGGATCAGGCTGCAAAAGAAGACAAGGATTGGGTCGATCCCTTTCGGACTCATTAG
- the LOC105032557 gene encoding uncharacterized protein isoform X1, which produces MKQKLYLSVLCVVMLCIFYTTTNFQYQQTEFEARSRPFDSDLMTESYMTTSRIGYLPRGIVHSNSDMELKPLWVTKNSESKEPDQSHQNLLGIPVGIKQKKNVDAIVSKGMQFLPENFTVILFHYDGNVDGWHDLHWSNSLIHIAAPNQTKWWFAKRFLHPDVVSIYDYIFLWDEDLGVENFHPGRYLQIMKSEGLEISQPALDPKLSEIHHRITIRRKKGKVHRRVHGTRGSGYCSNASEGPPCTGWVEGMAPVFSRAAWRCAWYLIQNDLIHGWGMDMKLGYCAQGDRTKKVGVIDSEYIVHQGVETLGGSSNEKKAVRRTSGRSKRLLPKATLQMRGRTPFDARIEIRRQAKSELQNFQERWDQAAKEDKDWVDPFRTH; this is translated from the exons ATGAAACAGAAACTATACCTGTCGGTTCTGTGTGTAGTTATGTTATGCATCTTCTATACGACGACAAACTTTCAATATCAACAGACCGAG TTTGAAGCAAGATCACGCCCTTTTGATTCTGATTTAATGACG GAATCCTACATGACCACCTCAAGGATTGGCTACTTACCCCGTGGTATAGTGCACTCAAATTCTGACATGGAATTAAAGCCCCTGTGGGTCACAAAAAATTCAGAGAGCAAG GAGcctgatcagagtcatcagaacTTACTTGGAATTCCTGTTGGCATAAAGCAGAAGAAAAACGTGGATGCCATTGTCTCGAAG GGCATGCAGTTTCTTCCAGAGAATTTTACAGTTATACTGTTCCACTATGATGGGAATGTTGATGGATGGCATGATCTCCATTGGAGTAATAGCCTTATCCATATAGCTGCTCCTAACCAAACAAAATG GTGGTTCGCAAAACGCTTCTTGCACCCAGATGTTGTCtccatatatgattatatatttctttgggatgaagatcttggTGTAGAAAATTTCCACCCTGGAAG GTACCTACAAATTATGAAATCAGAAGGACTGGAGATCTCACAACCAGCATTAGACCCCAAGCTGTCTGAAATACATCACCGAATAACCATTCGTCGAAAGAAAGGGAAGGTCCACAG GAGAGTTCATGGTACTCGAGGCAGTGGATATTGTTCAAATGCTAGTGAGGGCCCCCCATGTACTGG ATGGGTAGAGGGCATGGCACCAGTATTTTCAAGAGCTGCCTGGCGTTGTGCATGGTATCTCATCCAG AATGATCTGATTCATGGATGGGGCATGGATATGAAACTCGGGTATTGTGCTCAG GGTGACCGAACTAAGAAGGTGGGAGTGATAGATAGTGAATATATTGTCCATCAaggtgtagagacattgggagGGTCCTCAAATGAAAAG AAAGCTGTTCGCCGGACTTCTGGCCGATCTAAACGGTTGCTTCCTAAGGCTACTTTGCAG ATGCGGGGAAGGACCCCATTTGATGCTCGGATTGAG ATTAGGAGACAGGCAAAATCAGAGCTCCAAAATTTCCAGGAACGCTGGGATCAGGCTGCAAAAGAAGACAAGGATTGGGTCGATCCCTTTCGGACTCATTAG